From Marmota flaviventris isolate mMarFla1 chromosome X, mMarFla1.hap1, whole genome shotgun sequence, the proteins below share one genomic window:
- the Amelx gene encoding amelogenin, X isoform codes for MGTWILFACLLGAAFAMPLPPHPGHPGYINFSYEKSHSKAINTDRTALVITPFKWYQNMIRQPYPSYGYEPMGGWLHHQIIPVLSQQHTPSHTLQPHHHIPVVPAQQPVAPQQPMMPVPGHHSMTPNQHHQPNLPPPAQQPFQQPFQPQSIQPQSHQPIQPMQPMQPMQPMQPVQPQPPLHSLHPLPPQPHLPPMFPMQLPPLLPDLPLEAWPATDKTKREEVVSIH; via the exons ATGGGGACTTGGATTTTGTTTGCCTGCCTCCTGGGAGCAGCCTTTGCTATGCCT CTACCACCTCATCCTGGGCACCCTGGTTATATCAACTTCAGCTATGAG aAATCACATTCTAAGGCTATCAATACTGACAGGACTGCATTA GTGATTACCCCTTTCAAGTGGTACCAGAACATGATAAGGCAGCCG TATCCTTCCTATGGTTACGAACCCATGGGTGGATGGCTGCACCACCAAATCATCCCTGTGCTGTCTCAACAGCATACCCCGAGTCACACCCTTCAGCCTCATCACCACATCCCAGTGGTGCCAGCTCAACAGCCCGTGGCCCCCCAGCAGCCAATGATGCCAGTTCCTGGCCACCACTCCATGACTCCAAACCAACACCACCAGCCAAACCTCCCTCCACCTGCCCAGCAGCCCTTCCAGCAGCCCTTCCAGCCCCAGTCCATTCAGCCACAGTCTCACCAGCCCATCCAGCCTATGCAGCCCATGCAGCCCATGCAGCCCATGCAGCCCGTCCAGCCCCAACCACCTCTGCACTCCCTGCATCCCCTGCCACCACAGCCACATCTGCCTCCGATGTTCCCCATGCAGCTGCCCCCCCTTCTTCCTGATTTGCCTCTGGAAGCTTGGCCAGCAACAGACAAGACCAAGCGGGAAGAAGTGGTGAGTATACACTGA